A single Methanolobus sp. ZRKC5 DNA region contains:
- a CDS encoding Ig-like domain-containing protein, translating into MKFTFQLFVKIVIDSVFIRLNSYIKTTSDGTEEWNNTFGTTSSDYAYSVQQTDDDGYIIAGQTNSYGAGSSDAWLIKTDQNGTEEWNQTFGRIVDDYARSVMQVSDSGYVFAGRTSLLDESYNFIDYGWLVKTDDNGNHVWNQTFGGNGSDYTYSVTSTNDGGYVLAGETNSFGTSSHDAWLIKTDSNGNEEWNRTFDGYDGSYSDEAHSAKQTSDGGFIVAGEKTNLGGSRSIWLIKTDSNGNATWNKSFGSPQSGKYYDVWSTDDGGYVITGNTESPAGGYKYDGWIIKTDSQGNELWNKTLGGDSNDYLYSLTMTDDNEFIAVGDMLPDGLWYTEAWMIKLEAESLFIEVNESELLTITFNATDIDGDSVTYNTNATFGTLVDNIFTWTPDYDDNGTYYVEFNVSDGSMNDTEIVTLTVNNVIPEFINFSVIKMIESGTSINSFNITLNQTSLVDYNMTGIRVYDIVPVNFTIAGSSPGYNESQNNKYYWNLDLVAGESKNITYVLTGTGEYHVTDLFNTGAGHS; encoded by the coding sequence ATGAAATTTACGTTTCAACTTTTTGTCAAGATTGTTATTGATAGCGTTTTTATCAGGCTGAATAGTTACATTAAAACAACTTCAGATGGAACCGAAGAGTGGAACAATACTTTTGGCACTACAAGTAGCGACTATGCTTACTCTGTTCAGCAGACAGATGATGATGGATACATTATTGCAGGACAGACAAATTCATACGGAGCAGGGTCTTCTGATGCATGGCTGATAAAAACAGATCAAAATGGAACAGAAGAGTGGAACCAAACATTTGGAAGAATTGTAGATGACTATGCACGTTCTGTGATGCAGGTCAGCGACAGCGGATATGTATTTGCAGGCAGAACTTCCCTACTTGATGAATCATATAATTTCATAGATTATGGATGGCTGGTGAAAACAGACGACAACGGGAACCACGTATGGAATCAAACATTTGGTGGAAATGGTAGTGATTACACCTATTCTGTCACGTCAACAAATGATGGAGGATATGTTCTTGCAGGCGAAACAAATTCATTTGGAACTAGTTCCCATGATGCGTGGCTGATAAAAACCGATTCAAACGGTAATGAAGAATGGAACAGGACTTTTGATGGTTACGACGGATCATATTCGGATGAAGCACATTCTGCAAAACAGACAAGCGATGGGGGATTTATAGTTGCAGGGGAAAAAACGAATTTAGGTGGATCCAGAAGTATCTGGCTGATCAAAACAGATAGTAATGGAAATGCCACCTGGAACAAGTCGTTTGGAAGCCCACAAAGCGGAAAATACTATGATGTCTGGAGCACGGATGACGGTGGATATGTAATTACAGGTAACACAGAATCACCTGCCGGAGGTTACAAATACGACGGATGGATCATCAAAACTGATTCGCAGGGAAACGAGCTATGGAACAAAACACTTGGAGGAGATTCTAACGACTACCTGTACTCGCTTACTATGACTGATGATAATGAATTCATAGCTGTGGGTGACATGCTACCAGACGGTCTATGGTATACAGAAGCATGGATGATCAAGCTGGAAGCAGAATCGCTTTTCATAGAAGTGAACGAATCCGAACTGCTAACTATTACATTCAATGCAACCGACATTGATGGGGATTCAGTTACGTACAACACAAATGCCACATTCGGGACACTGGTAGATAATATTTTTACGTGGACACCTGATTATGATGACAATGGCACATATTATGTAGAATTCAACGTATCTGATGGAAGTATGAATGATACAGAAATTGTTACTTTAACAGTAAACAATGTAATACCAGAATTCATAAACTTCAGTGTCATAAAAATGATAGAATCCGGAACATCGATTAACAGCTTCAATATAACTCTTAACCAGACAAGTCTCGTTGATTATAATATGACAGGTATAAGAGTTTATGACATTGTTCCTGTTAATTTTACAATAGCAGGCTCTTCTCCCGGTTACAATGAATCCCAGAATAACAAATACTACTGGAACCTGGATCTTGTAGCAGGAGAAAGCAAAAATATAACCTATGTGCTCACCGGAACCGGAGAGTATCATGTGACCGATCTTTTCAATACAGGAGCCGGTCACTCATGA